The following proteins are co-located in the Procambarus clarkii isolate CNS0578487 chromosome 4, FALCON_Pclarkii_2.0, whole genome shotgun sequence genome:
- the LOC123750165 gene encoding macrophage mannose receptor 1 isoform X2 encodes MVYLCRFVITIALSLVAVSDASIIFDVADVEVTPGQTLTLSCGVRQEFRHCLWENERGDIFQVEDVHAGVHPGLRAPEDLTDNQCGIVIDSVSVEDLGAWTCRVFLAGRTLLASRNVGKTQVDACRDPFGKVGGECYYFHTTTALTWQDARDYCLSVDPFSDLAVVDDCFQFRLIWNHILIYFPGHSWWIGGSDLEQKGDWYFIDGSPVPMGTPFWYPGSPSSDGDCLLITSTYGYLNDSSCETPFSFICQQLY; translated from the exons atggtTTACTTGTGTCGATTCGTGATAACGATTGCGTTATCGTTGGTGGCTGTCTCAG ACGCTTCTATCATCTTCGACGTCGCCGACGTCGAGGTGACGCCGGGACAGACGCTGACGCTCTCCTGCGGCGTCAGACAAGAGTTCCGTCACTGTTTATGGGAGAACGAGAGAGGAGACATCTTCCAG GTTGAGGATGTCCACGCCGGCGTCCACCCGGGGTTGAGAGCGCCGGAGGACCTCACAGACAACCAGTGCGGCATCGTCATCGACTCCGTCAGCGTTGAGGACCTCGGGGCGTGGACCTGCAGGGTCTTCCTGGCTGGCCGGACGCTGCTGGCGTCAAGGAACGTTGGGAAAACTCAGGTCGATG CTTGTCGTGATCCGTTTGGAAAGGTCGGGGGAGAGTGCTATTACTTCCATACAACTACAGCGTTGACGTG GCAAGATGCCCGTGACTACTGTCTCTCTGTGGACCCGTTCTCAGACTTGGCTGTGGTCGACGACTGCTTTCAGTTCAGACTTATCTGGAACCATATCCTCATATACT TTCCTGGACATTCGTGGTGGATCGGTGGGAGTGACCTTGAGCAGAAAGGCGATTGGTACTTCATAGACGGGAGTCCAGTACCGATGGGAACTCCCTTTTGGTATCCTGGAAGCCCATCCAGTGATGGCGACTGCCTTCTTATAACCAGTACTTATGGATACTTGAACGACTCGTCCTGTGAAACACCTTTCAGTTTCATTTGCCAGCAGTTGTACTGA
- the LOC123750165 gene encoding macrophage mannose receptor 1 isoform X1 → MVYLCRFVITIALSLVAVSADASIIFDVADVEVTPGQTLTLSCGVRQEFRHCLWENERGDIFQVEDVHAGVHPGLRAPEDLTDNQCGIVIDSVSVEDLGAWTCRVFLAGRTLLASRNVGKTQVDACRDPFGKVGGECYYFHTTTALTWQDARDYCLSVDPFSDLAVVDDCFQFRLIWNHILIYFPGHSWWIGGSDLEQKGDWYFIDGSPVPMGTPFWYPGSPSSDGDCLLITSTYGYLNDSSCETPFSFICQQLY, encoded by the exons atggtTTACTTGTGTCGATTCGTGATAACGATTGCGTTATCGTTGGTGGCTGTCTCAG CAGACGCTTCTATCATCTTCGACGTCGCCGACGTCGAGGTGACGCCGGGACAGACGCTGACGCTCTCCTGCGGCGTCAGACAAGAGTTCCGTCACTGTTTATGGGAGAACGAGAGAGGAGACATCTTCCAG GTTGAGGATGTCCACGCCGGCGTCCACCCGGGGTTGAGAGCGCCGGAGGACCTCACAGACAACCAGTGCGGCATCGTCATCGACTCCGTCAGCGTTGAGGACCTCGGGGCGTGGACCTGCAGGGTCTTCCTGGCTGGCCGGACGCTGCTGGCGTCAAGGAACGTTGGGAAAACTCAGGTCGATG CTTGTCGTGATCCGTTTGGAAAGGTCGGGGGAGAGTGCTATTACTTCCATACAACTACAGCGTTGACGTG GCAAGATGCCCGTGACTACTGTCTCTCTGTGGACCCGTTCTCAGACTTGGCTGTGGTCGACGACTGCTTTCAGTTCAGACTTATCTGGAACCATATCCTCATATACT TTCCTGGACATTCGTGGTGGATCGGTGGGAGTGACCTTGAGCAGAAAGGCGATTGGTACTTCATAGACGGGAGTCCAGTACCGATGGGAACTCCCTTTTGGTATCCTGGAAGCCCATCCAGTGATGGCGACTGCCTTCTTATAACCAGTACTTATGGATACTTGAACGACTCGTCCTGTGAAACACCTTTCAGTTTCATTTGCCAGCAGTTGTACTGA